One Mycobacterium kubicae genomic window carries:
- a CDS encoding class I SAM-dependent methyltransferase encodes MIGNNSRSDDSDLRYTVAGLRQRVLTAVAGQLGRPHGLVGRGVALLLNRGNRQAVAGAVDAAEAAAGNTVADIGFGGGLGLQLLLHRVGPQGKVHGVEIAEDMLAHARARFAAPIAASSLVLENGSLTALPIDEESLDAAITVNTVYFVSDLDAACAELARVLRPGGRAVLGIGDPDAMARLPFTAYGFTLRPVAEVVASLKRSGLEEVKQRRLDDVAIPHHLLIASALR; translated from the coding sequence ATGATCGGGAACAACAGCCGCTCTGACGATTCAGATCTGAGGTATACCGTGGCGGGATTGCGCCAGAGGGTGCTGACAGCGGTTGCCGGGCAGCTCGGTCGGCCGCACGGTCTCGTTGGTCGCGGCGTAGCGCTACTGCTCAATCGCGGCAATCGTCAGGCGGTGGCCGGTGCCGTCGACGCGGCGGAAGCCGCAGCCGGGAACACAGTGGCCGACATTGGTTTTGGCGGTGGGCTAGGCCTTCAACTGCTCCTGCACAGAGTCGGTCCGCAGGGGAAAGTCCATGGCGTGGAGATCGCAGAGGACATGCTCGCGCATGCCCGGGCGCGCTTCGCCGCGCCGATCGCGGCCAGCTCACTAGTGCTTGAAAACGGTTCTCTGACCGCGTTGCCGATCGACGAAGAATCGCTGGACGCGGCGATCACCGTCAACACGGTGTACTTTGTTTCCGACCTTGACGCGGCCTGCGCCGAACTCGCCCGTGTTCTGCGACCCGGTGGCCGGGCCGTGTTAGGGATCGGCGATCCCGACGCGATGGCCCGCTTGCCGTTCACCGCATACGGGTTCACGCTTCGCCCGGTCGCTGAAGTCGTTGCCTCCCTGAAGAGATCGGGACTCGAGGAGGTAAAGCAGCGCCGCCTTGACGACGTGGCGATCCCACATCACTTGCTGATCGCTTCCGCCCTGCGGTAG
- a CDS encoding superoxide dismutase family protein, with translation MKKGAACAVAVLTAITPLSACTNQNSGQPTTSPSSSAPPGTERMTTQLKGADGSQVGTATIEFANGYATVTVEAGPNQVLTPGFHALQIHSVGKCESAPGDFESAGDVYQAPNHTGYPASGELTALQVRNDGSAKLVTTSTLFTAADLRNSSGTALVIHQTAQNLGVGPAGDNGKRVACGVIAAATATTTSSTTTSTTVTTSTTTAIVPPASTSTSTSTSTVTVTSTTPTVTSLPKDVTTTTLAPGR, from the coding sequence ATGAAGAAGGGCGCAGCCTGCGCGGTCGCTGTCCTGACCGCCATCACACCGTTAAGTGCGTGCACCAACCAGAACAGCGGCCAGCCAACGACGTCGCCGTCGTCGAGCGCGCCGCCCGGCACCGAACGGATGACCACCCAGCTCAAAGGCGCCGACGGTAGTCAAGTCGGCACCGCCACAATCGAATTCGCGAACGGTTACGCGACGGTGACCGTGGAGGCCGGCCCGAATCAAGTCTTGACCCCCGGTTTCCACGCCCTGCAAATCCACTCCGTGGGCAAATGCGAAAGCGCGCCGGGGGACTTCGAATCCGCCGGAGATGTGTACCAGGCGCCCAACCACACGGGTTATCCCGCCAGCGGCGAACTGACCGCTTTGCAGGTGCGCAACGACGGCTCGGCGAAACTGGTCACCACCAGCACCTTGTTCACCGCCGCGGACCTGCGGAACAGCTCGGGCACTGCACTGGTGATCCACCAGACTGCGCAGAACCTGGGCGTCGGCCCGGCCGGCGACAACGGTAAACGGGTGGCCTGCGGTGTGATTGCCGCGGCCACCGCGACGACGACCTCGTCCACCACGACGTCAACCACGGTGACCACCAGCACCACCACGGCCATCGTGCCGCCGGCGTCGACCAGCACCAGTACCAGTACCAGCACCGTCACGGTCACCAGCACCACTCCGACCGTCACATCGCTACCGAAGGACGTGACGACGACTACCCTTGCGCCCGGCCGCTGA
- a CDS encoding ester cyclase, with protein MTSRDSYRSLYQSYLEFCNEHDFDSMASFYTSTITVNGVPMDPATVTEQFAPLISAFPDWCWEIDHFVADDDTIVVHFTVTGTHRGTFQGIEATGRRVSFPEFTLYRLEEGKFAEVWDLVDMHALLQQIS; from the coding sequence GTGACGTCGCGTGACTCGTACCGATCCCTGTATCAGTCCTATCTCGAGTTCTGCAATGAGCACGATTTCGATTCCATGGCGTCGTTCTACACATCGACCATCACGGTCAACGGCGTTCCGATGGATCCGGCGACGGTCACCGAGCAGTTCGCGCCGCTGATTTCGGCGTTTCCCGATTGGTGCTGGGAGATTGACCATTTCGTTGCCGACGACGACACCATCGTCGTGCACTTCACGGTCACCGGCACGCACCGGGGAACGTTCCAGGGCATCGAGGCGACGGGTCGGCGAGTGAGCTTCCCGGAGTTCACTCTGTATCGGCTCGAGGAGGGCAAGTTTGCCGAGGTCTGGGATCTCGTCGACATGCATGCGTTGCTGCAGCAGATCAGTTGA
- the groL gene encoding chaperonin GroEL (60 kDa chaperone family; promotes refolding of misfolded polypeptides especially under stressful conditions; forms two stacked rings of heptamers to form a barrel-shaped 14mer; ends can be capped by GroES; misfolded proteins enter the barrel where they are refolded when GroES binds), producing the protein MSKLIEYDETARRGMEAGVNKLADAVRVTLGPRGRHVVLAKAFGGPAVTNDGVTVAREIDLEDPFENLGAQLVKSVATKTNDIAGDGTTTATVLAQALVKAGLRLVAAGVNPMALGSGISKAADAVSEALLASATPVSGKDAIAQVATVSSRDEQIGELVGEAMSKVGADGVVSVEESSTLNTELEFTEGVGFDKGFLSAYFVTDFDAQEAVLDDPLILVHQDKISSLPDLLPVLEKVAESGKPLVIIAEDVEGEALATLVVNSIRKTLKAVAVKAPYFGDRRKAFLQDLAIVTGGEVITPDAGILLREVGLEVMGSARRVVVSKDETIIVDGGGTADAVANRIKHLRAEIEASDSDWDREKLQERLAKLAGGVAVIKVGAATDTALKERKESVEDAVAAAKAAVEEGIVAGGGSALIQARKALTQLRESLSGDEALGVDVFSEALAAPLYWIATNAGLDGAVAVHKVSELPAGHGLNASDLSYGDLAGQGIIDPVKVTRSAVLNASSVARMVLTTETAVVEKPAEEADDHGHGHHHH; encoded by the coding sequence ATGAGCAAGCTGATTGAGTACGACGAGACCGCGCGTCGTGGAATGGAAGCGGGCGTCAACAAGCTCGCCGACGCGGTCCGGGTCACCCTGGGCCCCCGCGGCCGACACGTGGTGCTGGCCAAGGCATTTGGTGGGCCGGCCGTCACCAACGACGGCGTCACCGTCGCCCGCGAGATCGACCTGGAAGACCCGTTTGAGAACCTCGGTGCTCAGCTGGTGAAGTCGGTGGCCACCAAGACCAACGACATCGCCGGCGACGGCACCACCACCGCCACCGTGCTGGCCCAGGCTCTGGTCAAGGCCGGCCTGCGCCTGGTTGCCGCCGGGGTGAACCCGATGGCGCTGGGCTCGGGCATCAGCAAGGCGGCCGACGCGGTGTCCGAAGCGCTGCTCGCCTCGGCCACGCCGGTGTCCGGCAAGGACGCCATCGCGCAGGTCGCCACGGTGTCCTCGCGCGACGAGCAGATCGGCGAGCTGGTCGGTGAAGCGATGAGCAAAGTCGGCGCCGACGGCGTCGTCAGCGTCGAAGAATCCTCGACGCTGAACACCGAGCTGGAGTTCACCGAGGGCGTCGGCTTCGACAAGGGCTTCCTGTCGGCCTACTTCGTGACCGACTTCGACGCCCAGGAAGCGGTGCTCGACGACCCGCTGATCCTGGTGCACCAGGACAAGATCAGCTCGCTGCCCGACCTGCTGCCGGTGCTGGAAAAGGTTGCCGAGTCGGGCAAGCCGCTGGTGATCATCGCCGAGGACGTCGAGGGCGAGGCGCTGGCCACCCTGGTCGTCAACTCCATCCGCAAGACGCTCAAAGCGGTGGCGGTCAAGGCACCCTACTTCGGCGACCGGCGCAAGGCCTTCCTGCAGGACCTGGCGATCGTGACCGGCGGTGAGGTCATCACGCCCGACGCCGGCATCCTGCTGCGGGAGGTCGGCCTCGAGGTGATGGGCTCGGCTCGCCGCGTGGTGGTCAGCAAGGACGAGACCATCATCGTCGACGGCGGTGGGACGGCCGACGCGGTCGCCAACCGGATCAAGCACCTGCGCGCCGAGATCGAGGCGAGTGACTCCGACTGGGACCGCGAGAAGCTGCAGGAGCGGCTGGCCAAGCTGGCCGGCGGGGTGGCCGTCATCAAGGTCGGCGCCGCCACCGACACCGCTCTCAAGGAGCGCAAGGAAAGCGTCGAGGACGCCGTGGCGGCGGCCAAGGCTGCCGTCGAGGAGGGCATCGTCGCCGGAGGTGGATCCGCGCTGATCCAGGCGCGCAAGGCGCTGACGCAACTGCGCGAGTCGCTGTCGGGGGACGAGGCCCTCGGCGTCGACGTGTTCTCCGAGGCGCTGGCCGCGCCGCTGTACTGGATTGCGACCAACGCCGGGCTCGACGGGGCGGTCGCGGTCCACAAGGTCAGCGAGCTACCGGCCGGACACGGGCTCAACGCCAGCGACCTGAGCTACGGCGACCTGGCCGGCCAGGGCATCATCGACCCGGTCAAGGTCACCCGCTCGGCGGTGCTCAACGCGTCCTCGGTGGCGCGGATGGTGCTCACCACCGAGACCGCGGTGGTCGAGAAGCCGGCCGAGGAGGCCGACGACCACGGCCACGGCCATCACCACCACTAA
- a CDS encoding LLM class F420-dependent oxidoreductase, translated as MTIRLGLQIPNFSYGTPVAELFPAVIAQAQEAQAAGFDTVLLMDHFYQLPGLGEPDEPMLEAYTALGALATATDGIQLSTLVTGNTYRNPTLLAKVITTLDVISAGRAILGIGAGWFELEHQQLGFDFDTFTERFEKLEEALQIIIPMVHGERPTFSGKWYHTESAINEPRFRDHIPVMLGGSGEKKTFRLAARYADHLNLIADIDQLPAKLDVLRQRCAEIDRDPATLETSTLLTVVLDEYDAPSDMGEARGGRAVRGTPDQVAEEIKRRVLDPGIDGVVVNLPTHGYTPGVITKVGEALKPLVDA; from the coding sequence GTGACTATTCGACTCGGACTGCAGATTCCCAACTTCTCCTACGGCACGCCCGTCGCCGAACTGTTTCCCGCCGTCATCGCCCAGGCGCAGGAGGCGCAGGCAGCCGGATTCGACACGGTCCTGCTGATGGACCACTTCTACCAGCTGCCCGGATTGGGTGAGCCCGACGAACCCATGTTGGAGGCCTATACCGCGCTGGGCGCGTTGGCCACCGCCACCGACGGAATTCAGTTGTCGACGTTGGTAACCGGCAATACCTACCGCAATCCGACTCTGCTCGCCAAAGTGATCACCACCTTGGATGTCATCAGTGCGGGCCGGGCCATCCTCGGTATCGGAGCGGGCTGGTTCGAGCTGGAACACCAGCAGCTGGGCTTCGACTTCGACACGTTCACCGAGCGCTTCGAGAAGCTGGAGGAGGCGCTGCAGATCATCATCCCGATGGTGCACGGCGAGCGCCCCACCTTCTCCGGCAAGTGGTATCACACCGAGAGCGCGATCAACGAGCCCCGCTTCCGGGACCACATTCCGGTCATGCTTGGCGGCAGCGGTGAGAAGAAGACGTTCCGACTGGCCGCCCGCTACGCCGACCACCTCAACCTGATTGCCGACATCGACCAGTTGCCCGCCAAGCTCGACGTGCTGCGGCAGCGGTGCGCCGAAATCGACCGGGATCCAGCGACTTTGGAGACCAGCACGCTGCTCACGGTGGTGCTCGACGAATACGATGCGCCCAGCGACATGGGTGAGGCCCGTGGCGGGCGGGCGGTTCGCGGCACGCCGGATCAGGTGGCCGAGGAGATCAAGCGGCGGGTGCTCGACCCTGGCATCGACGGCGTCGTCGTCAACCTGCCGACGCACGGCTACACACCCGGCGTCATCACCAAGGTTGGGGAGGCGCTCAAGCCGCTGGTCGACGCCTAG
- a CDS encoding WhiB family transcriptional regulator: MPQPEQLPGPNADIWNWQLQGVCRGVDSSMFFHPDGERGRARMQREQRAKEMCRRCPVINECRSHALEVGEPYGVWGGLSESERDLLLKGSLGRTRGIRRTA, from the coding sequence ATGCCACAGCCGGAGCAACTACCGGGACCAAACGCCGATATCTGGAACTGGCAATTGCAGGGCGTGTGCCGTGGCGTCGACTCATCGATGTTCTTCCACCCCGACGGCGAGCGCGGCCGTGCCCGCATGCAACGCGAACAGCGCGCCAAGGAAATGTGCCGCCGCTGCCCGGTGATCAACGAGTGCCGTTCGCACGCGCTGGAGGTCGGCGAGCCGTACGGCGTGTGGGGCGGACTGTCGGAGTCCGAGCGTGACCTGCTGCTCAAGGGCAGCCTCGGCCGGACGCGCGGTATCCGCCGCACGGCGTAG
- a CDS encoding adenylate/guanylate cyclase domain-containing protein: MERIWQWAWDRYGARYSWAICAVTVSVLLPIYLVLSCVVVAYEKSGHYVEAVATTVVAVPVLVYAMVEPGLGHSRLLERWAAGHQVDRAAVLESTYIWARRVVARAVVSGTVWTALLFVAVGVIAGAPGSRLVQYGILGAAMGAAIQLIAVHSFVETALRPVRIGIAGDTGIGDALPRSRPTFATWSNMAMLAVVFAFAVGGAFLEAVFDQASEVPVFAVVIGCALTVGFAVPITVGASFAPSLRPIRDLADGTERVAAGNYSQRLPVVQDDDLGALAASFNRMQAGLVERQRLQAAFGTYVDPVLAARLLAQGDDVFTGERREVTVMFVDVRDFTSFAEANSAEDTVGRLNALFEIVVPAVVEAGGHVNKFLGDGALAVFGAPNDLTDHADAAVSAAVLIHRLVVDRFEGALRIGIGINTGVVIAGTIGGGGKLEFTLIGDTVNVAARVEQLTKTTGDATLLTQRSVDALAARPTELIDRGSHAVKGKSAPIRVFSLDAVSGRAQG, from the coding sequence ATGGAGCGCATCTGGCAGTGGGCGTGGGATCGGTACGGAGCAAGGTACTCGTGGGCGATCTGCGCGGTCACGGTGTCCGTGTTACTTCCCATCTACCTTGTCTTGTCGTGTGTCGTGGTGGCATATGAGAAGTCTGGTCACTACGTCGAGGCGGTTGCCACCACCGTGGTGGCCGTGCCCGTCTTGGTATACGCGATGGTCGAGCCCGGCCTGGGTCACAGCCGCCTGTTAGAGCGGTGGGCGGCCGGTCACCAGGTCGATCGGGCGGCAGTGTTGGAGTCCACCTACATCTGGGCTAGACGAGTTGTCGCGCGGGCCGTGGTGAGTGGGACCGTCTGGACCGCTTTGCTATTCGTCGCTGTGGGGGTGATCGCCGGGGCACCCGGGTCGCGGCTGGTGCAGTACGGGATCCTCGGCGCGGCCATGGGAGCTGCCATTCAACTGATTGCTGTGCACAGCTTCGTGGAAACAGCGCTGCGGCCGGTCCGGATCGGTATCGCAGGTGACACCGGGATCGGTGACGCCCTGCCCCGCTCTCGCCCCACCTTCGCCACGTGGTCGAACATGGCCATGCTGGCGGTCGTGTTCGCGTTTGCGGTGGGAGGCGCTTTTCTGGAGGCGGTTTTCGATCAGGCCAGCGAAGTTCCCGTGTTTGCCGTCGTCATCGGCTGTGCCTTGACGGTCGGATTCGCGGTGCCGATAACGGTGGGTGCATCGTTTGCTCCGTCCCTGCGTCCCATCCGCGACCTCGCCGACGGTACCGAACGCGTGGCGGCCGGCAATTACAGTCAACGCCTTCCGGTGGTGCAGGATGACGACCTTGGTGCGCTGGCGGCGTCGTTCAACCGCATGCAGGCCGGTTTGGTTGAGCGGCAACGGCTTCAGGCGGCGTTCGGAACTTACGTAGACCCGGTGCTGGCGGCGCGACTACTTGCCCAGGGTGACGACGTCTTCACCGGTGAACGTCGGGAGGTGACAGTGATGTTCGTGGATGTCCGCGACTTCACCTCGTTCGCTGAGGCCAACAGCGCCGAGGACACCGTCGGCCGCCTCAACGCCCTGTTCGAGATAGTCGTGCCTGCGGTCGTCGAGGCCGGCGGACACGTGAACAAATTCCTCGGCGACGGCGCGTTGGCCGTCTTCGGTGCGCCGAACGACCTGACCGATCATGCCGACGCGGCGGTGAGTGCCGCCGTGCTGATTCACCGTCTCGTCGTCGATCGATTCGAGGGCGCACTTCGGATCGGCATTGGGATCAACACCGGTGTGGTCATCGCCGGCACCATCGGCGGCGGCGGAAAGCTGGAGTTCACCCTCATCGGTGACACCGTCAACGTGGCTGCCCGCGTCGAGCAGCTGACCAAGACCACCGGGGACGCGACACTTCTGACCCAGCGATCCGTTGACGCCCTGGCTGCTCGTCCGACGGAACTCATCGACCGGGGTTCCCATGCCGTCAAGGGAAAGTCGGCCCCCATAAGGGTTTTCAGCCTGGACGCCGTCAGCGGCCGGGCGCAAGGGTAG
- a CDS encoding hydrogenase, translating to MQTLLFRLGLVLFLLGLLTGFVVSALKNPRMGLSSHLEGVLNGMFLVLLGLLWPHVHLPNAWAVTAVVLLVYSAYANWVATLLAAVWGAGRRLAPIAAADHEASAAKEAVVRFLLLSLAGSIVIGVGIVIVGL from the coding sequence ATGCAGACGCTGCTGTTCAGGCTCGGGTTGGTGCTGTTTCTCCTTGGACTGCTCACGGGGTTCGTGGTCTCTGCGTTGAAGAACCCGCGCATGGGCCTGTCCAGCCACCTCGAGGGCGTCCTCAACGGCATGTTCCTGGTGCTGCTCGGCCTGCTCTGGCCACACGTCCACTTGCCCAACGCCTGGGCGGTTACCGCAGTCGTCCTTCTCGTGTACTCCGCCTACGCGAACTGGGTGGCGACCCTGCTCGCAGCGGTATGGGGCGCCGGCCGCAGACTCGCGCCGATCGCGGCGGCCGACCACGAGGCCTCGGCAGCAAAGGAAGCGGTCGTACGCTTCCTGTTGCTGTCTCTCGCGGGGTCAATCGTGATCGGCGTGGGCATCGTCATCGTTGGGCTCTAA